The Chthoniobacterales bacterium genome segment GGGCGAACTCGTGCGCGACTTCGGTCACATCGCCGACGTGCTCGGACCGCGCATGGGCTGTTTTCTTTTCCAGCTTCCGCCGAGTTTTACCTACACCGAGGAGCGGCTGACTCAGATCGTGATGCAACTCGACCCCGCCAGGCGCAACGTCGTCGAATTTCGCCATCGCAGTTGGTGGAATGAGGCCGTCTATGAGGCGTTTCGCGCTGCTGGCATCATCTTTTGCTCCTGCAGCGGCCCTCGTCTGCCCGACGAACTCATCACCACGGCGGACGACATTTACATCCGCTTCCACGGGCTGAAACAATGGTATCGCCACGACTACACGCGAGAGGAATTGGCCGTCTGGACCGAACGTATCCGGGCCAGCGGGGCGAGACGGGTCTGGGCTTACTTCAACAACGATCGCGACGGCTTCGCGATCCAGAATGCAATGGAACTCCGCCGTCAGCTCGGCCGGAAAACGGCTAAGATTGCGATCTAACCCGGATCGCCGCTTCGATTCGGCGTGCAGGTTTGGAGGATCAAAAAACCTTCCGGCCAAACCCTGCCGCGTTGACTTGCGGGCAAAGTCCTCTACCATCTCTTTCTCTTCGATTGCCCCGTGAAAAACGTCCTTTTTATCTGTACCGGTAATATCTGCCGCAGCCCGATGGCTGAGGGTCTCTTCCGGCACATGGTCAAAAACCGGGGCGACATCGCCGTCGCTTCCGCTGGCGTCGCGGCGATGAATGGTCAGGAAACGAGCTTCAACGCCATTGAGGCGTTGAAGGAAAAAGGAATCAACATTTCCCACTACCGCAGCCAACCGGTGACGGATGATCTCATCGACAAGGCGACCCACATTTTCACCATGACGCAGGGCCATCTGGAGACCATCGCCATGCTCTATCCCGAGGCCGTGGAAAAGACGTTTCTCCTCACCGACTTCGACGAGATCGACCCCGGTCGCGACATCGCCGACCCCATCGGCATGGGACTCCACTCTTACCGCGCCTGCCGCGACGAAATCCGCGAAAGTCTGCCCAACATCCTGCAAATCATCGACCAATCCAACACCATGTCTGCACCCACCATTCCGTCCGCCCAAACCCGCCCGCTCACCATCAGCCTCGGAGCCGATCACGGTGGATTTGAACTCAAACAAAAAATCCAGCGTCACCTGAATCGCGCCGGGCACATTCTCCACGACAAAGGCGTCAACGGCCCGGACTCGGTCGATTACCCCGATTACGCCGACCAGGTTTGCCGCGAAGTCATCGACGGACAGGCCGAGTTTGGCATTCTTTTTTGTCGCACCGGCATCGGCATGAGCATCGCCGCCAATCGTTTCCCGCAGATTCGTGCGGCGTTGGTGAAAGACGAACACACCGCCCGCATCACGCGGCATCACAATAACTCCAACGTCCTCTGCCTCGCCGCCGACTCCATCGACGAGCGCACGGCCGGTGAAATCGTGGATGCCTGGCTCTCAACTCCCTTCGACGGCGGACGCCACCAGGAGCGACTGGAAAAACTCGATCACCTCGGCACCAGCGACAGCGGTCGTGCTCTCGCCGAGACCGACCCCGAAATCTACGCCTCCATTCAACTCGAAGAGCGCCGCCAGTCGGAAAACATCGAACTCATCGCCTCCGAAAACTTCACCAGCCGCGCCGTCATGGAAGCGCAGGGTTCCTGCCTGACCAACAAATACGCCGAGGGCTACCCCGGTCGCCGCTGGTATGGCGGTTGCGAAAACGTCGATGTCGTCGAGACCCTCGCCATCGCGCGGCTGAAGC includes the following:
- a CDS encoding DUF72 domain-containing protein, translated to MALSSDSPPLTLEERRARREARRAKQREANVGRAARMHLERLRREAHPPKPAKRPAAELPAVNIGCSGWFYWHWRGGFYPAELATRDWFSHYASRFKTVELNAPFYSWPTSANVQTWLRQAGRRRFVYTVKASELITHVKRFDGTGELVRDFGHIADVLGPRMGCFLFQLPPSFTYTEERLTQIVMQLDPARRNVVEFRHRSWWNEAVYEAFRAAGIIFCSCSGPRLPDELITTADDIYIRFHGLKQWYRHDYTREELAVWTERIRASGARRVWAYFNNDRDGFAIQNAMELRRQLGRKTAKIAI
- the rpiB gene encoding ribose 5-phosphate isomerase B — protein: MKNVLFICTGNICRSPMAEGLFRHMVKNRGDIAVASAGVAAMNGQETSFNAIEALKEKGINISHYRSQPVTDDLIDKATHIFTMTQGHLETIAMLYPEAVEKTFLLTDFDEIDPGRDIADPIGMGLHSYRACRDEIRESLPNILQIIDQSNTMSAPTIPSAQTRPLTISLGADHGGFELKQKIQRHLNRAGHILHDKGVNGPDSVDYPDYADQVCREVIDGQAEFGILFCRTGIGMSIAANRFPQIRAALVKDEHTARITRHHNNSNVLCLAADSIDERTAGEIVDAWLSTPFDGGRHQERLEKLDHLGTSDSGRALAETDPEIYASIQLEERRQSENIELIASENFTSRAVMEAQGSCLTNKYAEGYPGRRWYGGCENVDVVETLAIARLKLLFPGADHVNVQPHSGSQANAAVYFSVLEPGDKILTMDLSHGGHLTHGMKMNFSGRLYQVLHYGVSPTDFRIDYDALAKQALEYQPKMITAGASAYPRIIDFQRMREIADSVGAYLFVDMAHIAGLVAAGVHPSPVGIADFVTSTTHKSLRGPRGGIIICKEKYAKAIDSQVFPGVQGGPLMHVIAAKAVCFHEALQPGFKSYQRQVVSNAKALAARLTMLGYTIVSGGTDNHLMLVDLRPKNITGKEAQETLDEAGITINKNSIPFDTVAITKSGGIRIGTPAATTRGMKEEEMMEIADLIHRGLQNVGNTEALHAIRAEVKKLTARFPLPR